Proteins found in one Synergistaceae bacterium genomic segment:
- a CDS encoding DUF2207 domain-containing protein: MKRAFSLPIIVIFALSLCLSASPLAAEERITNFEVFAEIGEDASLVVTERISIVAEGKEIKRGIIRSIPTDFTDGEGTRRRAPLELVSALLDGNPVEVQVSRAGERIEFRLGDPEKLLPPGEHVFEISYRTSGQLGFFTEHDELYWNVTGDDWSFVIEQASFRARLPGREYGEGFSSVEFYTGEAGEKGRDARALPDMTVESSKPFVPGTGFTVVFTWPKGIVSPPAEPAPPVELLGRGTVMAIHLGMPILLLAVMFILWWKWGRDPESRPAIPLFTPPEGVEAGFARYVRTMMIDDRSFAAMILGIAVKGALTIQETGFIPGEIPKAQTLPAGAESALKLLSKLAGKSFRLRLDRDRMNDAGLTDEERRITEDLFGATRTEVHLSSADAPVLMDAFNRMVKSFKQRGKPLLSTNLGKWLIGAALFEIYALSMFLLTITSGFVRADFVIPFLAASFLLVPLSIPVPSGKGRFSTKILLRFIFPGLFILFTFFLWYGGLFEGGFEDAIGLLGSLLSVGVLLVFKQLLKVRTEEGTRLNESIEGLRMFITAAEKHRLESLPPDETPKLFEKLLPYAFSLDVAETWANRFQNVLASAGYDPSWYSGDLNAFTSAAGVAAFASGFSSAVSSGTRQSGSDGGGSSGGGGGGGGGSGW; this comes from the coding sequence ATGAAAAGAGCCTTTAGTCTGCCTATTATCGTGATATTTGCGTTGAGCCTCTGCCTTTCAGCCAGTCCGCTCGCCGCGGAGGAGAGGATAACCAACTTCGAAGTCTTTGCCGAGATCGGAGAAGACGCCTCGCTGGTGGTAACGGAACGAATCTCTATCGTAGCAGAGGGGAAAGAGATAAAAAGAGGGATAATCAGGTCCATCCCCACCGACTTCACCGACGGCGAAGGGACGAGGCGCAGGGCGCCGCTAGAGCTGGTCTCCGCCCTACTGGATGGAAACCCCGTGGAGGTACAGGTCAGCAGGGCAGGAGAGCGGATTGAATTCCGCCTTGGAGACCCGGAAAAGCTGCTTCCCCCGGGCGAGCATGTATTTGAAATAAGCTACCGGACGTCGGGGCAGCTGGGGTTTTTCACGGAGCACGACGAGCTCTACTGGAACGTCACCGGCGACGACTGGTCCTTCGTCATAGAACAGGCGTCCTTCAGGGCAAGGCTACCGGGGAGGGAATACGGCGAGGGCTTTTCCTCGGTCGAGTTTTACACCGGAGAGGCCGGTGAGAAAGGGCGGGATGCACGGGCGCTTCCGGACATGACTGTCGAATCTTCGAAACCCTTCGTTCCTGGAACCGGGTTCACCGTGGTCTTCACCTGGCCCAAGGGCATCGTCTCACCTCCCGCGGAACCTGCGCCACCCGTGGAATTGCTCGGCAGAGGCACCGTCATGGCGATCCACCTTGGAATGCCGATTTTGCTGCTGGCGGTCATGTTCATCCTCTGGTGGAAATGGGGCCGGGATCCGGAATCAAGGCCGGCAATTCCGCTGTTCACCCCGCCGGAGGGAGTCGAGGCGGGATTCGCTCGGTATGTACGGACCATGATGATCGACGACAGGTCCTTCGCCGCGATGATCCTGGGAATTGCGGTCAAGGGCGCCCTGACCATCCAGGAGACCGGCTTCATCCCCGGAGAAATTCCAAAGGCCCAGACTCTTCCTGCGGGTGCCGAGTCCGCGCTGAAGCTTCTTTCGAAGCTCGCGGGCAAATCATTCAGACTCCGCCTCGACCGCGACAGGATGAACGATGCCGGATTGACCGACGAGGAGAGAAGGATCACGGAGGACCTCTTCGGTGCCACGCGCACGGAGGTCCACCTTTCCAGCGCGGATGCTCCCGTCCTCATGGACGCCTTCAACCGGATGGTCAAGAGCTTCAAACAGAGGGGCAAGCCCCTTCTATCCACCAACTTGGGCAAGTGGCTCATAGGGGCGGCCCTTTTTGAAATCTACGCCCTGTCGATGTTCCTGTTGACTATCACCTCAGGCTTCGTCAGAGCGGACTTCGTCATCCCGTTCTTGGCTGCTTCCTTCCTGCTGGTGCCCCTATCGATCCCCGTGCCCTCCGGCAAGGGACGGTTTTCGACGAAGATACTGCTGCGTTTCATTTTCCCGGGACTGTTTATACTGTTCACATTCTTCCTGTGGTATGGTGGCCTGTTCGAGGGAGGTTTCGAGGATGCGATAGGCCTGTTGGGGTCTCTACTCTCCGTGGGTGTCCTCCTGGTCTTCAAGCAGCTTCTCAAGGTCCGGACAGAGGAGGGGACGCGCCTCAACGAGAGTATCGAAGGGCTTAGAATGTTCATAACGGCGGCTGAGAAGCACCGATTGGAGTCGTTGCCCCCCGACGAGACGCCGAAGCTCTTCGAAAAACTGTTGCCTTATGCCTTTTCCCTCGACGTAGCCGAGACATGGGCGAACCGCTTCCAGAACGTCCTTGCTTCCGCAGGGTACGATCCCTCGTGGTACAGTGGCGACCTGAACGCCTTCACTTCGGCTGCGGGTGTGGCTGCGTTCGCCAGTGGCTTCTCGAGCGCCGTCTCCTCGGGGACGCGGCAGTCCGGTAGCGATGGGGGAGGATCCTCAGGAGGCGGCGGGGGTGGTGGAGGCGGAAGCGGATGGTAG